Below is a genomic region from Medicago truncatula cultivar Jemalong A17 chromosome 3, MtrunA17r5.0-ANR, whole genome shotgun sequence.
GAAAACATAATCGTGAGTTCGaccaaatatttcatttttggtgTTAACACATGACGAGCAACCAGTtttctgaactcgccatagcgagcagatgtgctcgcgaggcgagctgcacagttcctgagtgttgAATTTTGTGCATGAATGGTAGAgatttaatgttgttgtgttgagcatagtttcatgtaattatgcattattctgGATGATTGAATTGCTgaattgttgaatgttactgatggttgtgatgtatgatttgttatttaaacATACATGTTGTAGaagtggagtcatatggagtttgtatgcatggtcaagttgtatgtagatatacacaagtaggtccattgcatatgcataaaacagcggagaggactcatgtcctggagcactagttgctcaacagcggtgagggcttcggtcctgatgaatgctttaaccattcaaaagcggtgagggcttcggtcctgtttggtaccacatgcataattgcatctattgaggagtctaaggtgttgtcttagcagtgttgtcatgtcatttgcatgagccTTAGTGTtgcttgatgatgatgatgttgttgatgaatatgtacATTTATATACATACTTGATGGGTGGATTccgatgatgttgttgttgcttgcgaattaattatttatatttacaagatgatgtatttgatgttatagggtgttagatttcattgatgatttttaatatctatattttattgttgtgaatctcaccccttctgcttgaaaatgttgtccttcctatgggtaacttgcagatgatcctgagtagttggtggtggctcaatgtcgtgtctagggctctgatacattcgGGATGGGTTTTAACTGTTgtatttcattccttatgtatctcattttggaacttgttgttATGGCCCTATGATGGTTGAAATTGTTGTTAGGCTTTATGTCAGGATGTTGTTTTGGAGGATTTAACTGTGGTTGATGTTTGTTGAATACATTCCGCTGCtgtttaaatgatgtttttattggtgttcaataaatggatttttatattctatttaataaattttgaaacgtagtgtagcatgcccgtttgggttgAACTCTgatgtttaattaattgttatttaattactttcgggtaacggggtgttacatggaCCATGTAGGCACATCAACTTATGAATCTTCGATATGACATAGGCGTATGGATAGAAGTGATTAGAATCACCCAAATCAAGTCCAAGAGCgattcaaaatgaaattcaagaaTCACTTGAttgcattatttttaatttccagGCTAAAGCCAAACCATGCGAAATAACCAATAATTCAACAACCATACATGTAGTCATTCCACATAGGCAAGAGAACTTGTTATTATCCATTTTTCAATGGAGTTTCTCAATAAGCCTCCAAACTTCACTCTCCCTATATTGTCATCCATGTCAATTTTAATCACGCTAGTGGTAGCAGGATACCACATGGTACTGCTAACAATAGAGATAGACGAGTAGACACTAGGAGTCTTCGCATTGAGTGTGTGCaaatgaaaaatgtgatttattaagcCAACTTGATGTCTTTACTTGATGAAAAAACTCGTTATTTTTGTTGTGCCATATCCCCCACCAGGTAACAACAAATGGACAACCATTAATATTGGAAGAAAATAGTTTGAACCATGAGGTACATTCGGCCATGAGAAAAATCAGGAGAACTATGAAACCTAGATGTTAACCAATTGACACCAGAATCAGGATAACCTTAAAGAGTGTGAATGGTTGACTCCATATGAACGTTGCATCAAGGACATGACGAGTCGCTAGTTAAAGGTATTGGTAGGGAGAAATATATGAGCAACTAGCCAGCAAAAGTGCATAAGGTTTTCAGGAATTCGAAAATTCCAAATCAAAGTTAAACTCTCGTTGGTACCTCTAATCGAGACTGTGAGCAGAGACCCACCATTGGTAACCTTGTCTAGCTAAATACAAGTTGTTGGAAGAAAAGTCGCATATCATAACATCCTATATAGGCATGGTTCAATGAAAACATTGTTGATGCATATTTGAATGGACAAAGGAAATTGCATATACAtgttatcaaaagaaaaaaccaatatCTATTAACATAAAAATCTTGAAGTTAAAATTGAGTATCACTGATGTGCACGTAAGGAACCAAATTACAAAGGTACTCTTCCATCAACCATTCATCATGGGCGACTTTAGCATAGGTCTAGGGTGCAACGACCTGGGGACCAGGTCTGTAGGCCACAAATTTTGTTATAGGGGTGTGTACATagcaaaatttgtttttataggGAGCTTATATAGCAAATCTCACTTGGGGGTCCAAACATGAACTAAGTTTTCGatcctatttatatttttgctaTATACCCCCCTAACAAGTGTTTTCAACTCTCGATCTCACTATCAATTGATCCATGTGGAATATTCAgattatgaaaatgaaaacgAGAAGATTGATGATAAGTTGAGTGTTCCTAATGATGTGTCAAATATAACTAATATTTAAAATCTTGGCggtgattataaaaaaaaaaacaagaaatttttcattttgataatTATGATCCAAGAAATTGAGAGAATATTGATACGAATCAAAGGATATTCTAATTGAAAGAGGTTTACTAGGTAAATGAATCTCAATTTTTCCAAGGGCTAATATCTTAGACATCTCTCATACacgaattattaagaaaattaagcAATTGTGAGATTGGTGATCGAAAATGGTTAGTTTATTACAAATATGTGGACaaagtaaattgtttttgttgcaAATTGTTTAAATACTCTTCTTTTTCGTCTTTAACTTAAGTTTGCTATCAAGTAATGACATGAATAATTTGAAGCATATTAATCAAAGACTCACACAACATGAAAATAGTGTCGAACATATGACAAGTATAAATACTTGAAATGAATTCAgtacaaaatttaataaaaaatcatacaattaaTAAACACTTGCAACAAGAAattacaaaagagaaaaaacgTTGATAGTTTGAAGACTTAAATTAAGAGTTTATATgtaatttgtatatttataactattttttagggattaatttttaatttttttattatggaatcgccatttgaagaaaaaaaaaacaaagtttatgtgatcttaaaaattaaaaataatcatagcataatcaatactccctccgtcctcaattaactgagtcatttgtttatttcatagatattaagaaaaatgtataaatgaaggagtgaaaaaaatgattttaagtgcttttgttaaatatttgtgcattttccactatcataaatgtaaagtgaaatatattgaattgagagtgatgaaagtaaaattaattagaattataaaataaaataaaaagtaaataacattgtattgaaaaattaaaagacttagttaatttgagatttttttttttaaatgtgtcCGTTATTATGGAACGGTGCAAGTAGTATTATCAATCTACCTCCTATAATTATGTGTTcccaaatacttttttttttttttgaagaaactaaaatgaaatatattaacacacCTGAGGCCTTCCTAGCACAAGGTTTGTGCAAAGGAATAAAAACCTCAAAAGAAGAACAAAGTAAGAATGTTACAAAACACCAGATGCAAGcaccacaaaacaaaacaaaacaacaccaAGCTGCCTTTAGCCTATGCCTAGTAAAGTAAACGGACCAAGCCACCACCCATGATAATTAAAGGGAAGAGTTACAAACTTCACCTTTAACCACTTGAAAGTCAACAACTTAATTTTGTCCACCACCTGTATAACAGAACTAACCTTTGCAATAAAAATCCtattatttctttccttccaaatcttCCACATTGTTGCAAACCAAATCACCTGGAGGATAGATTGCTTGGATTTAGAGACACCACCTAAAAGATTGAAATGAATAAAGTGCCCTTGAACATCATTAGGCATAACCGTAACAACGCCTAGCCAATTAACAATTACATTTCAAACCGAACCAGAAAAAATACAATGAAGAAATAAATGATTGGATGTTTCATGAAAACCACAATCAGCAACACAAAATTGAGCTTCAACATCTAAAACTTGACGCCTATGAAGATTAACCTTCGTAGGCAACCGATCACGAAACAAACGCCACACAAAAAGCACCACCTTCAACGAAACGTCCTTATGCCAAAAAGAAGGCATTTTTGTCACCTGGTCTAACGGAGCCTGAGCTAGAATCATTTTGCATGCACTCTGAACTgtgtaagaagaagaagaatcagcCTTCCAATGCCACCTGTCCTTCTGCTGAGCCTGTAAAGAAACATTGTGAAGTAAAAGCCTAAGCTCCACCACcgactcctcctcccacgcgaACAACCGACGCCTCCACCTCCACGCCTCACCATCCTCATCCCATCCTAAAGCTCCCAAGTACTATTATGTTCCCAAGttcttttaaacaaataatttagtttatttaGATATAACTATATAAAAGGGATTATTTGTTGCAAAATcagttcaatcttttaaatcatattttctctctcctgtaaaaaaaaatattttttgaaaagatgcCCGTAATAACTTCTCATTTAAAactgtttttaaatttttttaaattataatttttttaaaaatttgtaataaATGGATGCAAAACTCTtagattatttgttttaaaaaaactataacaatcGGGCTCGAAGTGCGGGTTATTTAACCGTACGTGGAAATCACGTGTGTAGCTCATCCCTGTCCGTCTGTGTGTCTGTCTTTGAAGTGGGAAGTAAAAGAAGGCCGCACAAAGCATAGTTCACTGTAACACAGCATCGAATTCATCGTACATAGTTACAGTGATGATGTATTTGTTGACTGCGAAACCCTCACTCAGACCTCAATTCATACTATCATCTtctctttcctcttcttcttcaacttctACTTCTCGATTCTCTTTCCGAACTCGTTCACCTTCATCAATTGCTTTTTCCAGAAATTCAAACCATAAAGGAGCACTTTCTTTCAGAATTCAAGCATCCAAAAATGATGCGGGTGAATCCAAATCCCCTAACGGCACTCTGGTACTTTTCCTTTTTGAATGTCTGTTATAtactattaattaattgttatcATTTCTTTAACTAGCATATAAAAATCAACACGTTACTTGTCAACGTAATTCCCGTGGAATAGGGCAAGTGTAGGATTGGATATAGCACTCtaaagaatgaatgaataaattgTTCAAGTAGAAAtgtgtatatatttttgtttatctaTCTGATTGTGTTCCTGATTAGTGattaattatactttttaaaatcGCCAGTCAAAGAGCAGGAGAGAAATCTTACTGGAATATGTCAAGACCGTGCAGCCCGAATTTATGGAATTGTTTGTAAAAAGAGCACCTCCACCGGTAATGTGTTGTCTTGTTATGAACAGACACTGTTAATTGATCGATTTCCATGGTTAGTGTTAGTGAATGTGATTTCTTTCGGTGATTAGGTTGTGGATGCTATGCGACAGACAGTGACAAATATGATTGGAACACTGCcccctcaatttttttctataacaaTTGCCACGGTAAGATTATGAGTTTTTTCCCTCTCTTTTCAACTAGCTTTTACCTTCATTTTATGATAATGATAAGCAGTTTCTACATGCTGGTTATGTCTGGGTGTAATAGTGGATAGCAGGATAGCTAATCTCTTGGTTGCTTTgatgaaattatattatttcaGTTATTTCCCAACTTTCTCTGCGGTTAGTCTCAGTTTTCGAGCCTTTTGTATGCTCTACCCCATAAGGTACTTGTTTAATTTTATCAACAACCATTATTGATATCGTTGACTGAGAGAAAACAATAAAACTGTACCAAAAAGGATGCGGGCATAGTGTGTCAGTAGCAAAAGTGCTCAGATTGGCCTGGGAACACTGGCGTTCAAACCACCAAGAACCGACCATTGTGCCAGAAAGACCGCCAAGAACTGATATAAGTTCATTCCTATTtacatgatatgatatgatattccCATATACAGCAATCCTAAATAATGAATACAAATatcataatataattttaacagACTAATGACTTTTTTGCTTGTGGACGAGTGATAGTTTTAGCACTAGGTGGTCCAATTGCTAAAGCAACATTATGCCATCTAGCTGGGTTGATTCACAGTTCTTCCTTTTTGCTTTATACTTTCTCCCCATGCTTCTTATTTCAGTgtgaaccatttttttttattcaggtAGCCGAGAACCTTGCCCAGCTTATGTACAGTGTCATGATGACTGGATACATGTTTAGAAATGCACAATACCGTTTGGAACTGCAAGAAAGTTTGGAACAAGTTGCCCTTCCGGATGTGCAAGATAAAAAGGTACATCATTTCTCTTCCTTGTCTTTTTGGGATTATGTGGTTCAGAAGttattgaagtgtttggataaCTCTAAGGGTGTGTAGCTAATTTCCTTTGTGTGTCGTGGACTagcagaaaataaataatatttttgttgggTATATTAGTTTCAGGCTTAAGAATGAAGAGTTTTATGTCTTGTGAATTTGGTATTAAGGAGATTGAGGAGTTAAATCGTCAAGTGAATGGCTGTGACATTTTCTTTTGGAGAATAACTTCATGATTTGTGACACCAAGTGAATGCTTTAGTCTGTAGATTCTTTAATATATAATCTTACAATATTGTAGGATATTCCAGACTATGCACCTGGGACACAAAAGAATGTTTCAGGTGAAGTCATTAGGTGGAACAACATTTCTGGACCTGAGAGAATGGATGCTAAAAAGTACATTGAAATACTTGAAGCGGAGATTGAGGAGTTAAATCGTCAAGTTGGAAGACAGTCTAGCAATGCACAAAATGAACTGTTGGAATACCTGAAATCTCTTGAGCCTCGGAATTTGAAGGTTGATTTCtacttttctttgttgttgtaaaCTACGTACTTGCCTTCATCCAGCTAATGTGGACTGTCTGCTAAACATAGACCTCTCTATGCTGATCTGTACTGTAGCTTTATTTGTgatcaattttgaaaatatgGGCTAATGCAAAAGTTATTATCTAAcgagtatttattttttcaatcgTAAAACTTGAACCAAATATCTAGAATTACATTTCTGTTCAGCACCAGGTAGGTTTTGTATGGTGTTACTTTACATCACATTTGAATCATTAAActtaattaattcaaattttcCTCCCATTCTCTGCGCTTAAAATTTAAGAACATTGTTTGTTGGAATATGACAATTTTGTGCCATAGTAACCTTTCCTTTTTTCATGTAGGATTTAACTAGTAGTGCCGGAGAGGATGTTGTGCTTGCGATGAATACATTTATAAAGCGCCTACTGGCTGTTGCAGATCCTACTCAAATGAAGGTTTGCCTCAATATCTCTAATTGCCTTCTGTTTTTCTCCCATGTCCCGTTCTTAAGGAGACTTCATTCCGCCTTGTCCTTGTAGTCTGTCAAATTCGACTTTTTCAAATTTGCTCTGCTCACCATTATTATTTGGGTTAACATTGAATTTAATGTTggaattgtattatttttaggTGGTGTGTGTTTTATACCATTATTATTTGGGTTAGCATTGAATTTAATGTTggaattgtattatttttaggttgtgtgtgttttatgtgtttatcATGGAGGATAGAACTCTTATGTTACCTGATTGGAAAGTACATGAAAGGCTATTGAAAAACAATAGGTGAATGCTTTATTGCGTTATTCCTCAGCCCAAGGCTGGTTTTTATAGTGAGGACAATTAATTTTCTCCttaaattaaggagaaaaatgtTACAACGGAAAATTAAAGGAAACAGTAGAATTCTCTAGAATTGCctagaaaacaataaaataggaaactaagggcctgtttgaaatggttttcaaaaactgtttttctgttttataaaattgaaaattttaaaaacttgttTGATGAAGGTCTTctcaaaattagtttttaaaaactgttccaattttattgttttaaaaactgaaaaacGGAAACTGCCAAAAgttgttttgctttttgttttcaAGTTTTCTCTCAACTGAAAAACACGGAAGTCTTTCATTAATGGCATTTTagtaaatcttttaaaaaattaaaatactgaAAACTGATTTAAAAGTACGATAATcaaacacgttttttttttttaactttaatctTAAATAGTGTTTTGTAAAAGTGATTTATAAAACAGAATTTAAAAACTGAAAAGCAAAGTTCAATCAAACAGGCCCTTAGGGATATTGGGATATTTTCCAATAGAGGCCCTTACTATCTCAATTGACGAGATGCCCTGTCTCGAATCCTTTcctcatttaataaaaaagcACTGTAATAGTCTAACTGACTATAGGGCTTATCTGCCACAACTAGATTTCTTCAAATTGATTTATGGGCCTATGTGTGATTGTTTGATCGGGGTTCACAGCCTTATCTTTGCTTGCCATTACTGTCAGTACTATCATTTGAGATATTTGTCTGACTTCTTCCAATTCTGATTTTCTATAGACTAGCGTGACCGAGACTAGTGCTTCCGAACTTGGAAAACTGCTTTATTGGTTGATGGTGGTTGGGTACAGCATTCGCAACATTGAAGTTCGTTATGACATGGAAAGAGTACTCGGAACTACTGCAAAGCTGGCTGAATTGCCGCCAGGTGAGAATGTTTAAGCAGCCGATAAAGTTGGTCATCAAAGTACTGTTGTCCCCAAGTTGGAGCCAAGTGCCCTAATTATTAGATTTTGCACCTTTTTATTGATTGGCTGAAGGCTTAGGAATGACATAAATGAGAAGGCTGCATTTTTAGAGTTCCGGTAATCAGTGGTCTCCCGATAGTTAATGTGAGGGACCATTCTTTGTTCCGCTTGGTAAAATGGAACTTTTCTTTCAAGTTATACTGACAAGATATCAAAGTTTATTCCTGAAGATGCATTACCCTTTGATTTATATGTAACTTATTTGACAGCCTGAAACTATGGTGAATCATTTAAATACAGAAAAGGTTGTTGGTTCATTTTATAGTTGTTTTTTTACTCTTTTGGATTGAATAATCTGAAGGTGTAAAAtgtttactttaaaattttcaaaatgtagAGAGAAGTATAATTCTCATTTTCAAGTTAGATCATGCAAATACTTTGTAGAAACTCTGCTTAAGCATGATTGTTACACGTAGGAATAGGACTGGCTTACAATTTAAGCTCACGGCCTTGACATAGTTTGATTCTTTTTCATCATATAATAGGTCATCATAGTTTGATGACCTACTATAATATTTTAGGCTGAACATAACTAAAAAATTTGATCAATGCAAAACTTTATgaagttaaaaacaaaacagGGAAGGATATTTGTATGTTAAGCATAAATAGAGAATTAATTGTTTCATTGCATATGAATGAAAATGTATGTGGTGCTAGTGTGCTACCTGAggctcaagataacaatcaacAAACTAGTAATTCATTTGAAAACCAGAACCATGTTATGAAACATTTTACACCTTTTGGATTGGTCATTCCGAAGGtgtaaaaaatcttgaaaactGCGTTTTACACTCTTGTATTTTGACCAATCTCCGGAAATGTAAAAAAACGGAAAATTGTATTTTACACATTTGGAGAGGCCAATCTGGAGGTGtaaaaattgctatttttttctttctttctaatctaATGTAAGATGTTAGGCTTATTAGTTATAATGGTCTGGATTAGCCAATCCCAATAAAACCTATCCGGATATTGTGATACGGAGAGGGGTAAATTTGGTAAACAAATGGAGAATTTTTGAGAACGTTGAGGGTGGCGAAATTTTcctttatttgttaaaaacatttatttcattgttgggttggattggattggatttaTCTATATaggattatataaaattttgattttgcaaaagttttCTGTCCAATATGTAACTCTAGCACTACCACACAGTGATTCATTTGTGGGATCCCCCTATTACAGTGAGAAGAATTTTGAACATACCCCGGGCTTCTTTCTTTATAGTGCTGCCCGCCCCCTTCTTCATTCATCCATTTAGGCCCGACTAGGAACACGTGGATCCAGGGAACCTGGCTAGGGAACAACTTCTTACTAGTGGGGGCTAATCACAGTAAGAGAGTCCAATCTCT
It encodes:
- the LOC25490298 gene encoding uncharacterized protein — translated: MMYLLTAKPSLRPQFILSSSLSSSSSTSTSRFSFRTRSPSSIAFSRNSNHKGALSFRIQASKNDAGESKSPNGTLSKSRREILLEYVKTVQPEFMELFVKRAPPPVVDAMRQTVTNMIGTLPPQFFSITIATVAENLAQLMYSVMMTGYMFRNAQYRLELQESLEQVALPDVQDKKDIPDYAPGTQKNVSGEVIRWNNISGPERMDAKKYIEILEAEIEELNRQVGRQSSNAQNELLEYLKSLEPRNLKDLTSSAGEDVVLAMNTFIKRLLAVADPTQMKTSVTETSASELGKLLYWLMVVGYSIRNIEVRYDMERVLGTTAKLAELPPGENV